Proteins from one Camelina sativa cultivar DH55 chromosome 8, Cs, whole genome shotgun sequence genomic window:
- the LOC104707077 gene encoding sodium/hydrogen exchanger 1 produces MLASHLDSLASKLTTSDHASVVALNLFVALLCACIVLGHLLEENRWMNESITALLIGLGTGVSILLISKGKSSHLLVFSEDLFFIYLLPPIIFNAGFQVKKKQFFRNFVTIMLFGAVGTIISCTIISLGVTQFFKKLDIGTFDLGDILAIGAIFAATDSVCTLQVLNQDETPLLYSLVFGEGVVNDATSVVVFNAIQSFDLTHLNHEAAFHLFGNFLYLFLLSTLLGAATGLISAYVIKKLYFGRHSTDREVALMMLMAYLSYMLAELFDLSGILTVFFCGIVMSHYTWHNVTESSRITTKHTFATLSFLAETFIFLYVGMDALDIDKWRSVSDTPGTSIAVSSILMGLIMVGRAAFIFPLSFLSNLAKKNQNEKINFNMQIVIWWSGLMRGAVSMALAYNKFTRAGHTEVRGNAIMITSTITVCLFSTVVFGMLTKPLISYLLPHQSATTSMLSDENTPKSIHIPLLDQDSFIEPSGNHNVPRPDSIRGFLTRPTRTVHYYWRQFDDSFMRPVFGGRGFVPFVPGSPTERDPPDLSKA; encoded by the exons ATGTTGGCATCACATCTCGATTCACTAGCGTCTAAATTGACTACATCTGATCACGCCTCTGTGGTTGCGTTGAATCTCTTTGTTGCACTTCTTTGTGCTTGTATTGTTCTTGGTCATCTTTTAGAAGAAAACCGATGGATGAACGAATCCATCACCGCCTTATTGATT GGACTTGGTACTGGTGTTTCCATTTTGTTGATTAGTAAAGGAAAAAGCTCACATCTGCTCGTCTTCAGTGAAGATCTCTTCTTCATATATCTTTTGCCACCCATTATATTCAATGCAGG GTTTCAAGTAAAAAAGAAGCAGTTTTTTCGCAATTTCGTGACTATTATGCTTTTCGGTGCTGTTGGGACTATTATTTCTTGCACGATCATATCTCTAG GTGTAACGCAGTTCTTTAAGAAATTGGACATTGGTACCTTTGACTTGGGTGATATTCTTG CTATTGGTGCCATATTTGCCGCGACAGATTCTGTGTGTACGCTGCAG GTTCTGAATCAAGATGAGACACCTTTGCTTTACAGTCTTGTATTCGGAGAAGGTGTTGTGAATGATGCCACATCAGTTGTGGTCTTCAACGCAATTCAGAGCTTTGACCTCACCCATCTTAACCATGAAGCTGCTTTTCATCTTTTTGGAAACTTCTTGTATTTGTTTCTGCTGAGTACCTTGCTTGGTGCTGCA ACCGGTCTGATAAGTGCGTATGTCATTAAAAAGCTTTATTTTGGAAG GCACTCAACTGACCGAGAGGTTGCACTCATGATGCTTATGGCGTATCTTTCTTATATGCTTGCTGAG CTTTTCGACTTGAGCGGTATTCTCACTGTGTTTTTCTGTGGTATTGTGATGTCCCATTACACATGGCACAACGTAACCGAGAGCTCAAGAATCACAACCAA GCATACCTTTGCAACTTTGTCTTTTCTTGCGGAgacatttattttcttgtatgtCGGAATGGATGCCTTGGACATTGACAAGTGGAGATCCGTGAGTGACACCCCTGGAACATCAATCGCAGTGAGCTCAATCCTAATGGGCCTTATCATGGTTGGAAGAGCAGCATTCATCTTTCCGTTATCGTTTCTATCTAACCTAGCGAAGAAGAACCAAAACGAGAAAATCAACTTTAACATGCAG ATTGTGATTTGGTGGTCTGGTCTCATGAGAGGTGCTGTATCAATGGCTCTTGCATACAACAAG TTTACAAGGGCGGGACACACGGAGGTACGAGGAAATGCAATCATGATCACCAGTACTATAACCGTCTGTCTTTTTAGCACAGTG GTGTTTGGTATGCTGACCAAACCGCTCATAAGCTACCTATTGCCGCACCAGAGCGCCACAACGAGCATGTTATCTGATGAAAACACCCCAAAATCCATCCATATTCCTTTGCTGGACCAAGACTCGTTCATTGAGCCTTCAGGGAACCACAATGTGCCTCGGCCTGACAGTATACGTGGTTTCTTGACACGTCCCACTCGAACCGTGCATTACTACTGGAGACAGTTCGATGACTCTTTCATGCGACCCGTCTTTGGAGGTCGTGGCTTTGTCCCTTTCGTCCCTGGTTCTCCAACTGAGAGAGACCCTCCTGATCTCAGCAAGGCATGA